Proteins from a genomic interval of Polaribacter sp. Q13:
- the nqrF gene encoding NADH:ubiquinone reductase (Na(+)-transporting) subunit F codes for MILAAGTTGTIIATVTAFLIITLLLVALLLFVKQKLSPSGPVTITINGERKIEVGSGNSLLTTLGNEKIFLPSACGGGGTCIQCECHVNSGGGEALPTEIPNFTRKELKEGIRLACQVKVKQDMDISIPEEIFGIKKFDAVVVRNYNVATFIKEFVVEIPEDMGYKAGGYIQIEIPACEVKYADMDITAHPEEHDTPDKFEAEWDKFNLRPLVMKNTETVERAYSMASYPAEGREIMLNVRIATPPFDRVKGGWMDVNPGIASSYIFNLKKGDKCVISGPYGEFFINESDAEMLYVGGGAGMAPMRSHLYHLFRTLKTGRKVTYWYGGRSKAELFYIEHFRALEKDFPNFKFYIALSDPTEADNWTKKKDINDEAGDGFVGFIHNCVIENYLNHHDSPEDLELYFCGPPLMNNAVQKMGEDFGLADENIRFDDFGG; via the coding sequence ATGATATTAGCAGCAGGTACAACAGGAACCATTATTGCGACAGTAACAGCTTTTTTAATAATAACACTGTTATTAGTGGCATTATTATTATTTGTAAAGCAAAAATTATCGCCATCTGGTCCGGTAACAATTACTATTAATGGTGAACGTAAAATAGAAGTTGGTTCAGGTAATTCACTTTTAACAACATTAGGTAACGAGAAAATATTTTTACCATCTGCTTGTGGTGGTGGTGGAACTTGTATTCAATGTGAGTGTCACGTAAATTCTGGTGGAGGTGAAGCTTTGCCAACAGAAATACCTAACTTTACTCGTAAAGAATTAAAAGAAGGAATTCGTTTAGCTTGTCAAGTAAAAGTAAAACAAGATATGGATATTTCTATTCCAGAAGAAATCTTTGGAATTAAGAAATTCGATGCCGTTGTTGTTCGAAATTACAACGTAGCTACATTTATTAAGGAGTTTGTAGTTGAAATTCCAGAAGATATGGGATACAAAGCAGGTGGGTATATTCAAATTGAAATTCCAGCTTGTGAAGTAAAGTATGCTGATATGGATATTACAGCACATCCAGAAGAGCACGATACACCAGATAAGTTTGAAGCAGAATGGGATAAGTTTAACTTAAGACCATTGGTAATGAAAAATACTGAAACTGTAGAAAGAGCATATTCTATGGCTTCTTATCCTGCAGAGGGAAGAGAAATTATGTTAAATGTACGTATTGCAACACCTCCTTTTGATAGAGTGAAAGGTGGATGGATGGATGTAAATCCTGGTATTGCGTCATCATATATTTTTAACCTTAAAAAAGGAGATAAATGTGTTATTTCTGGACCTTATGGAGAATTCTTTATTAATGAATCTGATGCAGAAATGTTATATGTAGGTGGTGGAGCAGGTATGGCACCTATGCGTTCTCACTTATATCACTTATTCAGAACTTTAAAAACTGGAAGAAAAGTAACATATTGGTATGGTGGTCGTTCTAAAGCAGAATTATTCTATATCGAACACTTTAGAGCTTTAGAAAAAGATTTTCCAAACTTTAAGTTTTATATTGCTTTATCTGATCCAACAGAAGCAGATAATTGGACAAAGAAAAAAGACATTAATGATGAAGCTGGAGATGGTTTTGTAGGTTTTATTCACAACTGTGTAATTGAAAACTACTTAAATCACCATGATTCACCAGAAGATTTAGAATTATATTTCTGTGGCCCACCTTTAATGAACAACGCAGTTCAAAAAATGGGTGAAGACTTTGGTCTTGCTGATGAAAATATTCGTTTTGATGACTTTGGAGGATAG
- a CDS encoding NADH:ubiquinone reductase (Na(+)-transporting) subunit B → MGLKQNLHNLKEKYKGTKMAPAFNAIHTFLYLPNDVTHGGTHIKAADDLKRTMNTVILALIPCLIFGMFNAGFQHYAAIDSSLRTDVLANFFTFDNLWIGIIKVLPLVIVSYAIGLGVEFIFAIIKGHEVEEGYLVTGMLVPLIVPIDTPLWMLSIAVIFGVIIGKEVFGGTGMNILNPALTIRAFLFFAYPTWMSGDKVWVYDAVNKAGTADAISGETILGAYAQNHEVVYTIWDKFFGFIPGSIGETSTFLILLGAAFLIFTKIGSWRIIVSTFLGAAVMGFIFNQIVAAGIITDSSKFYGLMNTVWYEQLLIGGLAFGAVFMATDPVTAAQTTKGKWIYGFLAGFMAIMIRVFNPAYPEGVMLAILLMNVFAPTIDHYVVQGNIKKRLKRTKVKTA, encoded by the coding sequence ATGGGCTTAAAACAAAATTTACATAATTTAAAAGAGAAATATAAAGGAACTAAAATGGCACCTGCGTTTAATGCAATCCATACCTTTTTATATTTACCAAATGATGTTACTCACGGAGGAACACATATAAAAGCAGCAGACGATTTAAAGCGTACCATGAACACGGTAATATTGGCTTTAATTCCTTGTTTGATTTTTGGAATGTTTAATGCAGGTTTTCAACACTACGCGGCTATAGATAGTTCTTTAAGAACAGATGTCTTAGCTAACTTTTTTACGTTTGATAATCTTTGGATTGGAATTATAAAAGTATTACCATTAGTAATTGTTTCTTATGCAATTGGTCTAGGAGTAGAATTTATTTTTGCTATTATTAAAGGTCATGAAGTAGAAGAAGGATACTTAGTAACAGGAATGTTAGTTCCTTTAATTGTGCCAATTGATACTCCGTTATGGATGTTATCTATTGCTGTAATTTTTGGAGTTATAATTGGTAAAGAAGTTTTTGGAGGAACTGGGATGAATATCTTAAACCCTGCATTAACTATTAGAGCATTCTTATTCTTTGCATATCCTACATGGATGTCTGGAGATAAAGTTTGGGTATATGACGCTGTTAATAAAGCAGGAACTGCAGATGCAATATCTGGAGAAACTATTTTAGGAGCGTATGCTCAAAATCATGAAGTAGTCTATACTATTTGGGATAAATTCTTCGGATTTATACCCGGTTCTATTGGAGAAACATCAACGTTTTTAATTCTTTTAGGAGCAGCCTTTCTGATTTTTACAAAAATTGGAAGTTGGAGAATAATTGTATCAACATTTTTAGGAGCCGCGGTAATGGGGTTCATTTTTAATCAAATTGTTGCAGCAGGGATTATTACAGATTCTAGTAAGTTTTACGGTTTAATGAATACTGTTTGGTATGAGCAATTACTAATAGGAGGTTTGGCATTTGGAGCTGTGTTTATGGCTACAGATCCTGTTACGGCAGCACAAACAACCAAAGGAAAATGGATTTACGGTTTCTTAGCCGGTTTTATGGCTATTATGATTCGTGTATTTAATCCGGCATATCCAGAAGGGGTAATGTTGGCCATCTTATTGATGAATGTTTTTGCACCAACCATAGATCACTACGTAGTTCAAGGAAACATAAAGAAAAGATTAAAACGTACTAAAGTTAAAACTGCCTAA
- a CDS encoding Na(+)-translocating NADH-quinone reductase subunit A — translation MSKDIRIKKGLDIKLVGAAEKTTTRSVLSSVYAIKPEDFHGIIPKLVAKEGAEVKAGDTLFYSKSDERILFPSPVSGKVVEIIRGARRKVLAMKIAANSTQEYKDFGTKDAAKMSAEEVKNHLFASGCWPFVKQRPYDVVANPNQTPKAIFVSAYASAPLAADLDFTLAGKEAELQAAITAVSKLTEGKVHVSVGANSNSPLAKVSGVELHKVSGPHPSGNVSTQIANIDPINKGEVVWVITPQDLVIIGELLLTGKFNATRTVALTGSKFSKPQYVTAIAGAIIADVTAKNLVNDNTRIISGNVLSGKQVKEDEFLGYYDNQITAIPEGDDYEFLGWTAPVFNKISTSRALTFSWLTPKKKYDLNTNTNGEHRAFVVTGSYEEVFPLDIYPMQLLKAFMYKDLDEMEALGGYEIAPEDFALTEFICVSKQPHQSIIREGLDLMREELG, via the coding sequence ATGTCAAAAGACATTCGTATTAAAAAAGGCTTAGATATTAAGCTTGTTGGCGCTGCAGAAAAAACAACTACAAGGAGTGTTCTTAGTAGTGTTTATGCAATAAAGCCAGAAGATTTTCATGGAATTATACCTAAACTTGTTGCCAAAGAAGGAGCAGAAGTAAAAGCGGGAGATACACTTTTTTATTCAAAAAGTGACGAACGTATTTTATTTCCAAGTCCGGTTTCTGGTAAAGTTGTAGAGATAATTCGTGGAGCAAGAAGAAAGGTGTTAGCAATGAAAATTGCAGCAAATTCAACACAAGAATATAAAGATTTTGGCACTAAAGATGCGGCAAAAATGTCTGCAGAAGAGGTAAAGAATCATTTATTTGCTTCGGGTTGTTGGCCATTTGTAAAACAGCGTCCGTATGACGTGGTTGCAAATCCTAACCAAACACCAAAAGCAATTTTTGTATCTGCTTACGCAAGTGCACCTTTAGCAGCAGATCTAGATTTTACTTTAGCAGGTAAAGAAGCCGAATTGCAAGCAGCAATTACAGCGGTTTCTAAACTTACCGAAGGTAAAGTACATGTTTCTGTTGGCGCAAATTCTAATTCGCCTTTAGCTAAAGTAAGCGGCGTAGAGTTGCATAAAGTTTCTGGCCCACATCCATCAGGGAATGTGAGTACTCAAATTGCAAACATAGATCCTATTAATAAAGGAGAAGTTGTTTGGGTAATTACACCACAAGATTTAGTTATAATTGGTGAGTTACTTTTAACAGGTAAGTTTAATGCAACAAGAACGGTAGCTTTAACAGGTTCTAAATTTAGCAAGCCGCAATATGTAACTGCTATTGCAGGAGCAATTATTGCAGATGTAACGGCTAAAAATTTAGTAAACGATAATACAAGAATCATCAGTGGAAACGTACTTTCTGGAAAGCAAGTAAAAGAAGATGAATTCTTAGGGTATTATGACAATCAAATTACGGCAATTCCAGAAGGAGACGATTATGAGTTTTTAGGATGGACAGCGCCAGTTTTTAATAAAATTTCAACTTCAAGAGCGTTGACTTTTTCTTGGTTAACTCCAAAGAAAAAATACGATTTAAATACCAATACAAACGGAGAGCATAGAGCATTTGTGGTTACTGGTTCTTACGAAGAGGTTTTTCCTTTAGATATTTATCCAATGCAATTGTTAAAAGCATTTATGTATAAAGATTTAGATGAAATGGAAGCTTTAGGAGGTTATGAAATAGCTCCAGAAGATTTTGCACTAACAGAATTTATTTGTGTATCTAAACAACCTCACCAAAGTATAATACGTGAAGGTTTAGATTTAATGAGAGAAGAATTAGGATAA
- a CDS encoding ATP-binding protein has product MQSLKNKFTFKVLIGYIMLGLLATIAGFLVLSEVKTFTDSQKQDVSDRNIIVKTGTLIANIYKNESMARAALQFNSPTKFKEYLDENKKLISKIDSLSIIVAKNSQEFILDSIKLIIDKKLKNIIDLKELNTNYDSNKPINEAINKLGSIDSLLLKITINDFIKNPLYFDNESSSKLENFALALSQYVPKDSINNIEQKQIDSLVSISRKMLKEAQNKNNSQRFYLRKKQNELIKNDLTISRKLQELIENLEKDILFYTSNMDQQREETLNHSRTIIIFAAGISFIIIIIFSIIILSDFWKTQRYRMQLEKANSTTKSLLKSREQLISMVSHDLRTPLSTISGFSELLQKSTESTKDKNYLDHIRSASTYMGQLVDDLLEFSKLENGSIAIESIPFNLENYIHEIILNSKNIIQDKPVRFVVQQDDSINSLIISDPFRIKQILYNLIVNACKFTNEGTITIKSSIKQQDHKSTLEILITDTGIGISKDQKATIFKAFNQAENASDNNLKGFGLGLTISKKLAELLGGKLTLESKLNIGSTFTLKIPVKLSDKPIIKIEEIKNTSTDFNLTAVVVEDDASVRLLLNDFLKQFNIKVFTFENAQNAIKAIDKISYNFVITDIQLPKMNGIHFMEILKNHKLYKNQPIIAMTGRANISREEYLKIGFAEILIKPFNSNQLQDILQLFFKSNSIPLKSKKANSPEKVTTGFSIKSLQSFLGNDIAAIENTLHIFLEDTKKNHLTLKKAKEDTDVKTLNKISHKMLSMFKQLEVKAVIPYLEVFETTKSIDNTDFINFEKQLNIFITTLKEYLN; this is encoded by the coding sequence ATGCAATCATTAAAAAATAAATTCACTTTTAAAGTTTTAATAGGCTACATAATGCTGGGCCTTTTAGCTACCATTGCTGGTTTTTTAGTGCTATCTGAAGTAAAAACATTTACAGATTCACAAAAACAAGATGTATCAGACAGGAATATAATTGTTAAAACAGGAACTTTAATAGCCAATATTTATAAAAATGAAAGCATGGCTAGAGCTGCGCTACAATTCAATTCGCCTACAAAATTTAAGGAATACCTAGATGAAAATAAAAAACTAATATCAAAAATAGATTCACTTAGTATTATTGTTGCTAAGAATTCTCAAGAATTTATTTTAGATAGTATTAAATTAATTATTGATAAAAAACTAAAAAACATTATCGATTTAAAAGAATTAAATACCAACTATGATTCTAACAAACCCATAAACGAAGCTATTAATAAACTAGGTTCTATAGATTCTCTTCTTTTAAAAATTACAATAAATGATTTTATTAAAAACCCCCTATATTTTGATAATGAATCTAGTTCTAAATTAGAAAATTTCGCATTAGCTCTAAGCCAATATGTACCCAAAGATTCTATTAATAATATTGAGCAAAAACAAATAGACTCGTTAGTCTCTATTTCTAGAAAAATGCTAAAAGAGGCTCAAAACAAAAACAATAGCCAACGTTTTTATCTTAGAAAAAAACAAAACGAACTTATTAAAAATGATTTAACCATTTCTAGAAAATTACAGGAGCTAATAGAAAACCTAGAAAAAGATATTCTCTTTTATACGAGTAATATGGATCAACAAAGAGAGGAAACCTTAAATCATAGTAGAACGATTATTATATTTGCTGCAGGTATTAGTTTTATAATCATTATCATTTTCTCTATCATTATTTTAAGTGATTTCTGGAAAACACAACGCTACCGTATGCAATTAGAAAAAGCGAATAGCACTACAAAGTCGCTTTTAAAAAGTAGAGAACAGCTAATTTCTATGGTAAGTCATGATTTAAGGACACCACTTAGTACTATTTCTGGCTTTAGTGAACTGCTTCAAAAATCTACAGAAAGCACAAAAGACAAAAATTACTTAGACCATATTAGAAGTGCATCCACTTATATGGGGCAATTGGTAGATGATCTTTTAGAGTTCTCTAAACTAGAAAATGGCAGTATAGCCATAGAATCGATTCCTTTTAATTTAGAAAATTATATTCATGAAATTATTCTAAATTCAAAAAATATTATTCAAGATAAACCTGTACGTTTTGTGGTGCAACAAGACGATTCCATTAACAGTCTTATTATTAGTGATCCGTTTAGAATTAAGCAAATTTTATACAATTTAATTGTAAATGCATGTAAATTTACAAACGAAGGCACTATTACCATTAAAAGTTCTATAAAGCAACAAGACCACAAAAGCACCTTAGAAATTTTAATAACTGATACTGGAATCGGGATTAGTAAAGACCAAAAAGCCACTATTTTTAAAGCTTTTAATCAGGCAGAAAATGCAAGCGACAACAATTTAAAGGGTTTTGGCTTGGGTTTAACCATCTCTAAAAAACTAGCAGAACTTTTAGGAGGAAAACTAACTTTAGAGAGTAAACTAAACATAGGCAGTACTTTTACCTTAAAAATACCGGTAAAATTATCTGACAAACCAATTATAAAAATTGAAGAAATTAAAAACACCTCTACCGATTTTAACTTAACGGCTGTGGTTGTAGAAGACGACGCATCTGTCCGCTTACTTTTAAATGATTTTTTAAAACAATTTAATATTAAAGTATTCACCTTTGAGAATGCACAAAATGCCATTAAAGCTATTGATAAAATTTCATATAATTTTGTGATAACAGACATTCAACTTCCAAAGATGAATGGTATCCATTTTATGGAAATCCTTAAAAACCATAAGCTTTACAAAAACCAACCGATTATTGCTATGACCGGGCGTGCAAATATTTCTAGAGAAGAGTATTTAAAAATTGGCTTTGCAGAAATATTGATAAAACCATTCAACTCCAACCAACTGCAAGATATTTTACAGCTATTTTTTAAGTCGAATAGCATACCTCTTAAATCTAAAAAAGCAAACAGTCCAGAAAAAGTAACTACAGGTTTTAGTATCAAATCTTTACAATCTTTTTTAGGTAATGATATTGCTGCTATAGAAAACACCTTACATATTTTTTTAGAAGACACTAAAAAGAATCACTTAACATTAAAAAAGGCCAAAGAGGACACTGATGTTAAGACCCTAAATAAGATAAGTCATAAAATGCTTAGCATGTTTAAGCAGCTAGAAGTAAAAGCCGTTATCCCTTATTTAGAGGTATTTGAAACCACTAAATCTATTGATAATACAGATTTTATTAATTTTGAGAAACAGTTAAATATTTTTATAACAACTTTAAAAGAGTACCTTAATTAA
- the nqrE gene encoding NADH:ubiquinone reductase (Na(+)-transporting) subunit E → MEHLELFFKSIFIDNMVFATFLGMCSYLAVSKKVSTAVGLGAAVIFVLAVTVPLNWLLDQYILKEGALVWLDAKYGVDGAETLDLSFLSFIMFIATIATMVQLVEIIVEKFSPSLYNSLGIFLPLIAVNCAILGGSLFMQSREIPSLGLALTYGVGSGIGWFLAILAIAAIREKIRYSSVPPALRGLGITFIITGLMAIGFMSFGGMLTGGDEKKEEAPKVEAKADKKDLLKKEDAKEIIAENTKINK, encoded by the coding sequence ATGGAACATTTAGAATTATTTTTCAAATCGATATTTATAGATAACATGGTATTTGCAACCTTCTTAGGAATGTGTTCTTACCTTGCCGTATCTAAAAAAGTATCCACTGCCGTAGGATTAGGAGCTGCTGTAATTTTTGTATTAGCGGTAACTGTACCTTTAAACTGGTTATTAGATCAGTATATTTTAAAAGAAGGTGCTTTAGTTTGGTTAGATGCTAAATATGGAGTAGACGGAGCAGAAACATTAGATTTAAGTTTCTTATCATTTATTATGTTTATTGCAACTATTGCAACCATGGTACAATTGGTAGAAATTATTGTAGAGAAGTTTTCACCATCGTTATACAACTCGTTAGGTATTTTCTTACCGTTGATAGCAGTAAACTGTGCCATCTTAGGAGGAAGTTTATTTATGCAATCAAGAGAAATTCCTTCTTTAGGTTTGGCTTTAACGTACGGTGTAGGTTCTGGAATAGGATGGTTTTTAGCAATTTTGGCAATTGCTGCTATTCGTGAAAAAATTAGATACTCAAGCGTTCCACCGGCATTAAGAGGCTTAGGAATTACCTTTATCATTACAGGTTTAATGGCAATAGGGTTTATGAGTTTTGGAGGTATGTTAACTGGTGGTGATGAAAAGAAAGAAGAGGCTCCGAAGGTAGAAGCTAAAGCTGATAAAAAAGACCTTTTAAAGAAAGAAGATGCTAAAGAAATTATAGCAGAAAATACTAAAATAAATAAGTAG
- a CDS encoding Na(+)-translocating NADH-quinone reductase subunit C, translating to MSKRTDSNVYTIVFAVVMVVIVGSLLATVFSLTKPTITTNQKIEKQQNILYAMGVNDNDETNANFVSTKVAQTEFSKYIKKQLVIEGDKITENDKAYLIDVKKEQSKAKEGKTRRLPLFIGEKDGKTFYVAPIRGKGLWDAIWGYVSMDKNMVVQGAYFDHKGETPGLGANIKQRFFMDDFIGEHLLKDDGSFAGITVAKGNNDPKNEDKTDNEVDAIAGATITGNGVSAMIKTDLNLYVPYFKTLKK from the coding sequence ATGAGTAAGAGAACAGATAGTAATGTATATACAATAGTTTTTGCTGTTGTAATGGTAGTAATTGTGGGGTCATTGTTAGCTACGGTTTTTTCACTAACCAAGCCAACAATTACAACCAACCAAAAGATAGAGAAGCAACAAAACATCCTTTATGCAATGGGTGTTAATGATAATGATGAAACAAATGCAAACTTTGTTTCAACTAAAGTTGCTCAAACAGAATTTTCTAAATACATCAAAAAACAACTTGTTATAGAAGGTGATAAAATTACCGAAAATGACAAAGCGTATTTAATTGATGTTAAAAAAGAACAATCTAAAGCAAAAGAAGGGAAAACTAGACGTTTGCCACTTTTTATTGGAGAGAAAGATGGAAAAACATTTTACGTTGCCCCAATTAGAGGTAAAGGTTTATGGGATGCCATTTGGGGGTATGTTTCTATGGATAAAAATATGGTAGTACAAGGTGCCTATTTTGATCATAAAGGAGAAACACCAGGTTTAGGAGCAAACATTAAACAACGTTTTTTTATGGACGATTTTATTGGAGAGCATTTATTAAAAGATGATGGAAGCTTTGCAGGAATTACTGTAGCCAAAGGAAATAACGATCCAAAGAACGAAGATAAGACAGATAATGAGGTAGATGCAATTGCAGGAGCAACCATTACAGGTAATGGAGTATCTGCAATGATTAAAACTGATTTAAATCTTTATGTACCTTATTTTAAAACTTTAAAAAAATAA
- a CDS encoding alpha/beta hydrolase, whose translation MYVLLILGCLFVFVAIVIFSFQEKFIFLNGDQLDQNYPFKFTNKFKEIFIKTDKDTQINALHFQLPNPKGVVLFCHGNKGNLTKWGDRVAYFLDYNYEVLVYDYRNYGKSIGRYNETAMYNDGLSVYTHLKELFKEDEIVIYGFSIGGTFATKIASLNKPKELILEAPFYNFKKAAQYKSIFAPTFLLKYQFRSDKDISKVTCPITIFHGNKDSTTSYIQSRRLLELNASTQNKYIEIDGGTHHNLREFTIYKENLKEILER comes from the coding sequence ATGTATGTATTATTAATCTTAGGATGCCTTTTTGTATTCGTTGCTATTGTCATTTTTAGCTTTCAAGAAAAATTTATTTTTTTAAATGGAGATCAACTAGATCAAAACTATCCATTTAAATTTACTAACAAGTTTAAAGAAATCTTTATAAAAACGGATAAGGACACTCAAATTAATGCACTACACTTTCAATTACCAAACCCAAAAGGAGTTGTTTTGTTTTGCCATGGTAACAAAGGGAATTTAACAAAGTGGGGTGATAGAGTTGCTTACTTTTTAGATTACAATTATGAAGTTTTGGTGTATGATTATCGGAATTATGGAAAGAGTATAGGTAGATATAATGAAACCGCTATGTACAATGATGGTTTGTCTGTTTACACGCACCTAAAAGAGCTCTTTAAAGAGGATGAAATTGTAATTTATGGCTTTTCTATAGGTGGTACTTTTGCAACAAAAATAGCTTCTTTAAATAAGCCTAAGGAATTAATTTTAGAAGCTCCATTTTATAATTTTAAAAAGGCGGCTCAATATAAATCTATATTTGCTCCAACTTTTTTATTAAAGTATCAATTTAGGTCTGATAAGGACATTTCTAAAGTAACTTGTCCTATTACCATTTTTCATGGAAATAAAGACAGTACCACATCCTATATACAATCTAGAAGGTTATTGGAACTCAACGCATCAACTCAAAATAAATATATTGAAATTGATGGAGGAACGCATCATAACCTTAGGGAGTTTACAATATATAAAGAGAATCTGAAAGAAATTTTAGAACGATAG
- a CDS encoding NADH:ubiquinone reductase (Na(+)-transporting) subunit D gives MGLLSKKDAALITDPLLDNNPITIQVLGICSALAITAELKASIVMALSVMAVLAIGNVVISLMRNIIPSKIRIIVQLVVVAALVIIVDLVLKAFAYELSKTLSVFVGLIITNCIIMGRFEAFALANGPWKSFLDGLGNAAGYGLILVIVGFFRELLGSGTLLGFKVLGDPIEKTGLYAIGYENNGFMLLSPMALIVLGIIIWIQRSRNTSLIEEN, from the coding sequence ATGGGACTTTTATCAAAAAAAGACGCAGCATTAATCACAGATCCATTATTGGATAATAACCCAATTACTATTCAAGTATTAGGTATTTGTTCTGCACTGGCAATTACAGCAGAGTTAAAAGCTTCTATTGTAATGGCATTATCAGTAATGGCAGTTTTAGCTATTGGTAACGTTGTTATTTCTTTAATGCGTAACATCATTCCTTCTAAAATTAGAATTATTGTACAACTGGTTGTTGTTGCTGCTTTAGTAATTATTGTAGATTTAGTGTTAAAGGCATTTGCTTATGAACTAAGTAAAACATTATCGGTTTTTGTAGGTTTAATTATTACAAACTGTATTATTATGGGACGTTTTGAAGCTTTTGCTTTAGCAAACGGACCTTGGAAATCTTTCTTAGACGGACTAGGTAATGCAGCAGGTTATGGTTTAATCTTAGTTATTGTAGGTTTCTTTAGAGAGCTTTTAGGTTCTGGTACTTTATTAGGATTTAAAGTTTTAGGAGATCCAATAGAAAAAACAGGATTGTATGCAATAGGATATGAAAATAACGGATTTATGTTATTATCGCCAATGGCATTAATTGTTTTAGGTATCATTATCTGGATTCAACGTAGTAGAAATACATCATTAATAGAAGAGAACTAA
- a CDS encoding DUF5103 domain-containing protein: MYKKHLITISILFCLNSFSQNLKSIQLRPLQENSFSSIVPLGTVLELSFDDLDADSKDYQYKIEHMTHDWQSSRLSSSQYIDGFDQNTIIEVTNSFNTLQSYSHYSVQIPNINTVITKSGNYLLTVLNSYDEPMFTRRFVLYERATTIGVSVERSRNTKTLNTQQTVQFSVNHPNITINNPGQEINVVILKNNNWNEKITNLQPTFFKPNQLLYTYTNKTNFWGGNEYLYFDNKIVRNNSLNIVKVIKEDIYHNYLYPFTYKPYSEYKYSPDINGQFVVRTLEANDAETEADYAMMHFSVLVDEPFTDKDLYVYGAFNDFDISDENKMQYNAKEKYYTANILLKQGFYNYTFATIGTEGKVNTNDVLGTFYETENEYTVIVYYKPFGSFYERVIGVGSGYFNQNR; this comes from the coding sequence ATGTATAAAAAGCATCTAATTACTATTTCTATCCTGTTTTGCCTAAACTCTTTTTCGCAAAACTTAAAATCGATACAATTAAGACCTTTGCAAGAAAACAGCTTTTCTTCGATTGTTCCTTTAGGCACTGTTTTAGAGTTATCTTTTGATGATTTAGATGCAGATAGCAAAGATTATCAATATAAAATTGAACACATGACGCATGATTGGCAATCTAGCCGATTATCATCTAGCCAATACATAGATGGTTTTGACCAAAACACTATTATTGAGGTCACCAATTCTTTTAACACATTACAAAGCTATTCTCATTATTCTGTTCAAATACCTAATATAAATACCGTAATTACCAAAAGCGGAAATTACCTTCTAACCGTTTTAAATAGTTATGATGAGCCTATGTTTACAAGGCGTTTTGTTTTGTATGAAAGAGCAACCACCATTGGCGTATCTGTAGAAAGAAGTAGAAATACAAAAACATTAAACACCCAACAAACGGTACAGTTTTCTGTAAATCATCCTAATATTACCATCAATAACCCTGGTCAAGAAATAAATGTGGTTATCTTAAAAAACAATAATTGGAACGAGAAAATAACCAACTTACAACCAACTTTTTTTAAACCAAATCAGTTATTATATACGTATACCAACAAAACCAACTTTTGGGGAGGAAACGAGTATCTATACTTCGATAATAAAATTGTCAGAAATAATAGTTTAAATATTGTAAAAGTGATTAAGGAAGATATCTATCATAATTATTTATACCCTTTTACTTATAAACCCTACAGCGAATACAAATACAGCCCAGACATTAATGGTCAATTTGTTGTAAGAACTCTAGAAGCCAATGATGCTGAAACGGAAGCCGATTACGCCATGATGCATTTTTCTGTTTTAGTTGATGAACCTTTTACAGATAAAGACCTATATGTTTATGGCGCCTTTAATGATTTTGATATTAGCGATGAAAACAAAATGCAGTATAATGCCAAAGAAAAATACTACACCGCAAACATCCTTTTAAAACAAGGTTTTTACAATTATACATTTGCTACTATAGGCACAGAAGGTAAAGTAAATACAAATGATGTATTGGGTACATTTTATGAAACAGAAAATGAATATACAGTTATTGTCTATTACAAACCTTTTGGCAGTTTTTATGAGCGTGTAATTGGTGTTGGATCAGGGTATTTTAATCAGAATAGGTAA